The Nitrospira sp. genome segment CCCGTTGCAAGGCGGGATTCCGCTCGAATGGGAAGGCAAGGTCGTCGGCGCGATCGGGGTGAGCGGTGCGGCCAGTGCGCAACAGGATGAGGAATTGGCGATCGTCGGCGCCAAGTCGTTGGATTCAATGGAAATGGCCGGGATGGTTAATGGCCACTCGCCGTTACCCGTCACCTACATCGAGAGCCAGAGAGTCACGGCTTCTTTTGCGAAAGGCGCCGTCTTGCTCGGGGACGACGAGAGCATGATGCACGCGGCTCGGAATTACATGGTGCACGCTAGCCACCGCGACAAGGCGGGCGTCGTCGAAATCCACGAGTTCGATACGGACATCGTCTACGTCCTCAAGGGTACGGCACAGTTGATCACCGGCGGGACGCCGGTCGGCACGAAGACGATCGCGCCGCATGAGTTCCGAGCGCCGACTGTCACCGGCGGCGAGGCGCGGAAGCTGGTGCCGGGCGACGTGGTGATTATCCCGAATGGCGTGCCGCATTGGTTCAAAGAAGTGGAAGCGCCGTTTGACTACTACGTGGTGAAGGTGCGGTAGACGGAAGCTGAAAACGGTCCTCAACTTTGTTCTCGTCTTGCGACCATCCTCAACGTACCCCAGAGGGTACGCCTCCGGTGGCCGCATCGCCTGCGGCCTCGTTGGATGACCGTTTTGAGCATCCTCCGAGGACGGAGAATGAAATGAATCAGCGACAAAATGCACTCGCAGTATTTGCGACTATGACTTTGGCTTTCTGTTCAGGTCTGGCCCGGGCGCAGGTTACGGGGGATGCGCCGGGGGTGCGGCCGGACGCGATCGTCGATCTGAAGACCGACGAAGGGATTGCGCTCGTGAAAGGCCAGTGGCGCTATAGCAACGTCAAGGTAATCGAGGTCGATCACCATGGTCCGGGAGCGGATCTTGCGCCGTCCGGCCCGCCGAATCGGACGCAGGATATCGACCTCCACGCAGGCGCGGCCGACTTCGATGATTCGACATGGGAACAGATCAAACCGGTTCAACTCGAAGAACGGCGCTCTACTGGGCGGCTGTGCTTCAATTGGTATCGCACGAGTGTGACGATACCGGACAAGATTGGGTCTTTCGATCCGACCGGAGCCACGGTCGTTTTCGAAGTTGCGATCGACGATTATGCGGAGATTTGGATCGACGGAAAGCTGCCGCTAGTCTTGGGGCAGCCGGGTGGGCACCTGATCAAAGGTTTCAACGCACCGAATCGGGTCGTTCTGACGAAGGATGCGCGGCCGGGACAACGGATTCAACTCGCGGTCTTCGGTATCAACGGCCCGCTTTCCAACCCGCCGGGGAATTTTATCTGGGTGCGGTCGGCCATGCTCGACTTTTACAAGGCCGCCCAGATCGGCCCGACACAGTTGGTGAAGACCGAGATCGTCAAGGTCGATGAGGCGCTCGATCAGATCGTTGCGCCACACACCCAGTTAGAGAAACTCGCTGGTGGCTTTCTCTTCACCGAGGGACCGGTCTGGGTCCCGGCCACCGCCAATACATCGGGATATCTCCTCTTCAGCGATCCCAACGCCAATATCATCTATCGTTGGTCACCTGAAGGGCAGGTATCCGTCTTTCGCACCAAGAGCGGCTATAGCGGATTCGACGTCGGGGAGTATCATCAGCCCGGCTCGAACGGGTTGACGCTCGACCGCCAAGGCCGCCTCGCGATCAATCAGCACGGGAATCGCCGTGTGATTCTGGTCGAACCGCGCGGCAACATCACGGTGCTCGCCGACCACTATGACGGCCGGCGCCTCAATAGCCCCAATGACCTCGTCTATCGATCCGACGGTGCACTCTACTTCACCGATCCACCCTTCGGGCTCCCTCGCGTGTTCGACGATCCGCACAGGGAACTCCCCTACAGCGGCGTCTATTGCGTGAAAGATGGCGTGGTGAAATTGGTGAGCACCGACCTCGATGCTCCGAACGGTCTGGCGTTCTCGCCGGACGAGAAGAGACTCTATGTCGACAACTGGAACGACGAGAAGAAGGTCATTCTGCGCTACGACGTGAATCCCGATTGCACGCTGTCCAATAGCCGGTTGTTCTTCGACATGACAAACGCACCCGGCACCGACGCCCTCGACGGTCTCAAAGTCGATCATAAGGGCAACGTCTACTCAACCGGGCCGGGCGGGCTCTGGATAATCTCCCCGGATGGCAAGCAGCTCGGGCTCATCAAAGGGCCGGAAGATCCGCACAACATGGCCTGGGGCGACGACGACGGCAAGACGCTCTATATCACCGCGCTCACCGGCATCTATCGCATAAGGATGAATGTGTCGGGGGTGCGGCCATGAGTCACATGGCGGGCAGGGTGATTCTGTCGGGAATCTTCGTCCTGCTGTTCCATTTCACGGCATGGGCTGAGCCAGTCCCGGTCACGATTACCAGTCTCGATCCGCGTTTCGATCAGCTTGTGCCGAAGCATGCGCAGCTCGAAAAAATCGCCGATGGCTTCATCTGGGTCGAAGGGCCGGTGTGGAACAAGCAGGGCGGCTTCCTGCTGTTCTCAGACATTCCGGCCAACACGGTCTACAAATGGACGCCGGACAAGGGCGTCACCCCGTTTCTCAAAAACAGTGGCTACAGTGGCGCGACTCCCTACGCCGGCAAGGAGCCCGGATCAAATGGCCTGACGTTCGATGCGAACGGACGCCTTGTACTCTGCCGGCATGGAGATCGGCAGATCGGACGGTTGGAAGCAGACGGCACGATCACGCCATCGGCCGAGCGCTATTATGGCCACCAGATCAACAGCCCGAACGATCTCGTGTACAAATCGAACGGCGACCTGTACTTCACGGATCCGCCATTCGGATTGCCCGGCGTCTTCAACGATCCGAACAAAGCCCTGGTACAAGGTGTCTATCGTGTGGCGAAGGACGGCGCTGTCACACGATTGATTACCGATATCAAGGCGCCGAATGGCATTGCATTCTCGCCGGACGAGAAGACCCTCTACGTCTCCGATGTCGATCCGAAGCGCGCAGCATGGTTGGCGTATGACGTGAGGCCGGACGGTACCGTGACAAACGGGCGTGTCTTCTTCGATGCTACTCGCTGGCGCAAGGATCCCTTCTTCGGGCCGGATGGATTCAAGGTGGACCGGTACGGCAATATCTTCGGCGCTCGGCCCGACGGCCTTAGTGTCATGGCGCCGGACGGGACGCTCCTCGGCACCATCGAGACGGGGCGGCCGACGTCTAATGTCGCGTGGGGTGAAGACGGGCGGACCCTCTTTATCACGGGCGGGGATTCACTGTACCGGATGAGGCTTGAGACCAGAGGCGCCCATTTCTAGAAATGTGTAAGAATATTCCCGCTTGTCCGACTCCCTCTATAAGGCCTGCAAGCGGTCTGCTCACACAGGTCTGCGGAAGAACGACATCAGAGGATCGAGCAACAAGGACATGATCACAGAATTGATCGCACGCCTGACCCCTCCCTGCACCGACATCACGCGGCTTGTATCAGAGTCCATGGACCGGCCGATGGCGCTGTCCACCAGACTTGCGCTCCGGTTTCATCTCCTGATCTGTGCCGGCTGTGCCGCCTACAAGCGCCAGTTAGAACAGATTCGACAGACCTTGCGTCGATCAGCGGATGCCGCTCCCGGCGAATCGAACGGATCGACGGGTTCCTCTCCCGAAACGACCGCACGGTTGAAAGACGCCTTTCGGCAGCAGGCGAAGAAGCCCTGACAGCCTCTTTCAGTCACCAATTCCCTCGGCATTTTCCTGTAAGACCGCCGTCCTCATGCCGACTGACTTCCATGCGTTGGATCAGTTGTGTACTCATTATGGTGCTTGGCGGATGTCAGACCCTCCGGGGCTCTGACTCCTGGATCCGCACCCAGCTTCCGTCGGTGTGGCCGCTGTGGGAACGATATCAGCAATGCCGCACTGCGACGGACCCGACCCAGCTCCAAGCCGTCCTCGATCATCTTGAGCAGGCCATGATCACGGGCGTGACGCCGCCGGCTTGGATCGCCGTGTTCGGGGTTCAGGTCTCCCGGCAACCCCTGCGAACATCGGTCGATCCTGAAGCCTTAGCGGCGGCCTGCACGGTGCGAGCCGCGATGGTGTCCCTGGGGATCGGTCGTGATGCTGAGGCGCGGGCGCTCTATCAACGGGTGCTTGCGAGATACGGGACACAGGAGTTGGCCTATTACCGGGATCAGGCCATCGAGGCCTTGCGGCATCTTGATGCGCAGCTCGTTGCACTGCGCCGCGCCCCACCCATCCGGTGATGTAAGAACGTTGAGCCGTGCTCGACTGATCGGCAGGGAAGCGGAGGGAGCCCATGAACGCGACAATCTATTGGACCAGGCACAAGCTTCAGCAGGGAACCCGCGAACTCCGCTGGGCCGCCAAACTCTGGTGGTTCAAACAGGAGATCGACTTTCTCGGCTGGCGCTGGTGGATGGAATCGCACCTGCCCGACGCCGCTGTTCCAGCGACCTCTCATCTCACCGCGCAAGAAGGCACCCATGCGATGCAGCCACTGCCACTCCTTCATGGTTAAGGATCATCTGTACGATCTGCTCGAAAACGACGGGCAGGTCTATGTCGGCGGGTGGCGTTGGGGCTATCGTTGTGCCGGATGCAGCCGGGTCGTCGAGTCCGGCGAGGATCAGGATGAAACTATCGAGGGGCCGGTGTCGGTCGGTTCGGCCGCGCCGGACTCGGCGGCGACCGCCTCGGCCAGCGCGGCGTCTCCGTCTATACCGTTGTTTCGCATGTTCTAAGCCAAGGAGTGTCAGCCATGCTTTGTATGATCTGTTGCCATATCATGCTCAGCTGCAGCAGCCAGACGGTGGAGGACGAGAGGGGCTCGTTACTCGTCACCCGGTGGAGCTGTCCCGGTTGCGGACGGTGCGAGGAAGAAATCTGGGTCAGTCGCCACTACCAGGGCGCCCGGCCTCGCCGGCTTCGCTACGCGGTCAACGCCGCAGTGGCCCTTACCATTCCGACGCGCTCGCGCGCCGGACGAATATCTGTGTCCCATGCGTCAGTGGGCTGACCGCGCGCGCGGTCATTGGCCGGAGTATCTGATGGAAGCGGCCGGTCTCGGCCTCTTCATGATCTCCGCCGCGGTGGTCACGACTCTGCTGGAGTATCCCGGCTCTCCGTTGCACGCCTCGCTGCCCGATCCTGCCACGCGCCGTGCGCTCACCGGCGTGGCGATGGGGCTCACCGCCATCGGTATCATCTATTCACCGTGGGGCAAACAATCCGGCGCCCATTTGAATCCGGCGGTGACGCTCACGTTTTATCGATTGGGCAAGATCGACGGGGTGGATGCAGTCGGGTATGTACTCGCGCAAGCAGCCGGCGGGCTCATCGGACTCCTTGCGGCTAGGGCCGGAATCGGCATGGCCCTCGCACATCCGGCGGTCAACTATGTAGTAACCGTGCCGGGCGAAGCGGGAATCGCCACGGCTTTTCTGGCAGAGGCCGCCATCTCCTTTGGTCTGATGCTGACCGTCTTGTTCCTGTCGAACCACAGAACGCTTGCGCCGGTCACCGGTCTTGTAGCCGGTGGGCTTGTCGCGGCCTATATCGGAATCGAGGCGCCACTTTCCGGTATGAGCATGAATCCGGCCAGGACGCTGGCCTCGGCGATTCCGGCTCATGTGTGGACGGCATTCTGGCTGTATCTCACGGCTCCGATGGGGGGGATGTTGCTTGCGGCTGAATTCTATCTGCGTGCGAAGGGGCTCAGGCAGATCTATTGCGCGAAACTGCATCATCATAACCGGGCGCGCTGCATTTTCCGCTGCCGCTATGGTGAGCTGCTCGAGCGGGGAACAGCGAGGCCGTTGCCTGCTGATCGATAAGACTATTGTCCCCCGTGGGGCGACTGCCGGTTGCTGCTGCTCTGCAGATCCATTTCCAAGACGACGGGGCCGTTGGGACTCTTCGGATCCACGCGATGCGGCATCTGATCGACCGCCAATTTGCTGAGGGGAACGGCGACGATATGTGGGGCCTTCTCGGTGGGGTTGGAGTAGAGCGCCAGCCGGATATTTTTAGGGCGCAGTTGTGGGGTCAGTAACGGCTTCAAGTCCGCGCTGGCGAATCCCACCACCAAGGCGCTGCCGTCGGCCAATTTATGGATCTCGTAAGCATTGGCGGCAGGCGCCGCACGCTCTAACACCATGTCCGGACTCTGTGAGACCAAGGCCAACCCGAGTCCTTGCTGAGGGACGAACCCGAAGCTGCCGACCGGCGCCACGGAGTAGCGGGTCTGCGGGAGCTCGGCGCCGAGCTCCACCACCCCGGTCTTGAGCCGCAACTGCCGGCGCAAGTCGGCTTCAGTCCCCTGGGCATCGAGAAACACCGCGGCCGGGGCCGCCTTCTGGGACGGCAACACCTCCATCTTGCCGCTATTCCCACCGCGCGGCGCGGCATGCAGGGAAGCAGGCAGGAGGCTCAGGAGTAACAGGCTCAATAGCGCATGAGTCAAGACGCGGCGGTCGGTGCGAAGGGGAGGTCGGGATGACATGGTCGTCAGGTGCTCCGGTAGTAAAGTGTGAGACTCATCTTTATCAAGTCCGGCCTGTCCGGCGCAATGGGCATCAGTCCGATTATCGTTCCAGTCTGCGGGGCGGCATTATTCTGGCCGGTGAGGCGCAGGGGTTCGTCGTAGGATCGTGGAGGGCTACGTCGGCGACCCCGTGCCGCGCATCGAGTTGAATCAGACAACAGTCATGCAGCAGGGCCTTCAGCTGTCGACGGCCCCGTTGTACCCGTGACTTCATGCCGGAGAGGGAGAGGCCCAGCTTGGTGGCGGCGACCTGTTGGGTGAGCCCGTCTAGTTCGACAAGCCTCAGGGCGTCCCGGTATTCCGGCGCCAGCTGATCCACCATGGGGCGGAGGCAGTTCGCGAGCTGGATGCGAGGCTCGTCTCGCTCCTCCGTTGGCTCTCCCGCCGTCAGCAGAGCTTCAACGTCCGTCGCCAGCCCTGCCGGGAGTTCTCGATGCCGGTGTGAAGTCCGGTAATAATCGATAACCACATGGCGCGTGACGGTGAAGATCCAGGAGACCAGGCGGCGGGGATCCTGCACCTGGTCGATCTTGTCGTGGATCTTCAGAAAGACTTCCTGGAGTAGATCGTCCACCGCCGCATCGTCTGCGACTCGTTTGGCGATGAAGGCGCGCAGTCGCCCGCGCACCTCCATCCAGACGTCTTGTCTATTCTGTGTCATGGTCATTTCTCCGAACGGAGCCCTTCTACGGTACCGTGCATCAAGACGCTGCGCAAGGTGCCGCTCGGGTCGCGCCGGAATGGGCCGGGACGCAGCAGCCTGTCTGGCTGAGCGGTCCGTCGACGGCCAATTGCTCGTGCACGAGGAAGACCTCCCAGGCATTCCCGTCGGGATCCGTGAACCAGAGCTTGTCCTGTCTGGCAAAGCAGCAGGATGTATTTTCTTCGACGCGCTCCGCACGCCGGCGGTCTGCAACCGCGATTTCCACTGGGCGATCTCTTCGAGCGAATCCACCTCGATGCCGAGATGGTCGACCGAACTGATTCTGCCCGTTGACGAGACCAGCGACAAATTCAGCGCCGGGGTTGTCCGGTCGAACTTGGCATAGTCGTCTGTCTGTTTCTGCGGCGACACGCCGAACACCTTCCGGTAGAACTCGACCGATGCCGGGACATGGCGGACATTGAGGGAAATGTGTGGCCTCATAAGAACCTCCTGGGTGAGCGGCAGGAGAGAAGTCACCTGCCTATCCCTAGAGACGGAGCATCGGGGAAAAGGACGCAACGGGGAGCGGGCTGGCAGTGGAAAAACAGGGGGCGCGATCCAACAGACAAACTGAGGAAACGGCAGGGATTATTCCGTTCGCCGCCGTTTGAGCTTATGTCCCACCTGTACGATCGCCTCGATGGCGGGTGTCAGCTCGCGTCCGAGGTCCGTCAAGGCATACTCCACTGTGGGCGGCGAAGTCGGCATCACCTGTCGGGTGATAATCCCATCCTGCTCCAATCGTTTCAGCCGCGCGGAGAAGACTTTCGGCGAGACGCCAGGGATGTCCGCCATCAGCTCGCTGAACCGCCTCGGTTCTTCCCGGAGATACCAAATCACGTTCGGCGTCCAGGCTCCCTTCAAGAACTGCATGCAGACAGTCAGCGGACAGCCCGCAGGCGGCGGCAACACCTTTGATTTGCGACGTTTGACGGCCATCCGGCCTCCTCCTGCGGTTCAGTGAACAGCGCTTTCCGAATGGAAAGTCGAAAGCGTACTTACTAAACGATAGCATCTTGCCATGTGATAGTCCACGCATTACCTTGGCGTGCAGGAGACAGCACAGTCATTTCATTCATATGGAAGGAGTTGCATCATGACCGCTCAGAAGACCGCCATCGTCACCGGAGCCTCCAGCGGAATCGGCCTGGGGCTCACCACGGCATTGATCGAACAGGGCTACCGCGTCGTCGCCAACTCGCGGCGGATCACCACGGCCGGAACGGTACAGCCGTCGGACAACGTGGCATTGATTGACGGCGATATTGCCGATCCAGGCATTGCGCGCCGGATTGTCGAGACCGCCATCCAGCGGTTCGGCAGCGTGGACCTGCTGGTCAACAATGCCGGAATATTTATTACCAAGCCCTTCACGGACTATACATCGGACGATTTCGAACGGCTGGTGTCCACGAATCTCACGGGGTTTCTGTACGTAACCCAAGGGGCTGTTCGTCAGATGACTCGGCAGGGAGCCGGGCACGTCGTGAACATCACGACGACGCTCGCCGACCAGCCGGTCGCCGGTGTGCCGGCTTCCATTCCCGTTCTGACCAAAGGCGGGCTCAACGCGGTCACCGCGGCATTGGCCATCGAGTACGCCAATGCCGGCATCCGGTTTAATGCCATCGGCGCGGGCATCATTGATACACCGATGCATAAGTCGGAGACACACGGATTCTTGAAGGGCCTGCACCCGATCCAACGGATCGGCCGGGTGTCGGAGATCGTCGATGCCGTGCTCTATCTGACGGCTGCCACATTCGTCACCGGTGAAGTATTGCACGTTGACGGCGGCGCGCATGCCGGGAAGTGGTAAACGAATTCTTCCGGGCGCTCGTTCTGAGCGTTCGTGTTTTTCCTAGAAAGGACAGGGATTATGCCATACGTGAATATGCAGGTGACGCGAGAAGGGGTGACGCTCGAACAGAAAGAAGCGCTCATCAAAGGGGTGACCGATTTGTTGGTCCATGTGCTGAACAAGCAGCCGGCTCAGACTTTTATCGTCATCGAAGAAGTGGATACCGACAATTGGGGCATTGCCGGAACGACGGTGACGAAGTTTCGGGAACAGGAGAAGAGATTGAGTCCTAAAAGTGTGAGATGAGAATAGCCGGGGTACGGCCTCAATGGCCGCACCCCGGCAAGTGAAGAGCGAGGGGACTATTCTTCGAGGCGGATGATCGGACAATTCACCACCACCCCGATCGGGCCCCAGGGCTTGCCTTCAGGGCCGGAGATCTGGCCGGCGAAGGCCTTCTTCTCGACTTCATTGAAGTCCGTCAGTTGGACGGAGCTGGAGGCCTGCATCGGCACCTGGGCCCAGACCGTCGCATGGACATCCCACATCGGGCTGTAGGCCAGGGCGCGGGCATCGAAC includes the following:
- a CDS encoding heme-binding protein gives rise to the protein MKHAILFISAVVCVSSVSLAQTGSVSDTRALTLEGAKTVIAATVAEARKVNAPGGSIAVVDDGGNLLALERLDQTFAASANIAIGKARTSALFKKPTKVFEDVLKGGRTSMVTLGSDLQNFTPLQGGIPLEWEGKVVGAIGVSGAASAQQDEELAIVGAKSLDSMEMAGMVNGHSPLPVTYIESQRVTASFAKGAVLLGDDESMMHAARNYMVHASHRDKAGVVEIHEFDTDIVYVLKGTAQLITGGTPVGTKTIAPHEFRAPTVTGGEARKLVPGDVVIIPNGVPHWFKEVEAPFDYYVVKVR
- a CDS encoding SMP-30/gluconolactonase/LRE family protein yields the protein MNQRQNALAVFATMTLAFCSGLARAQVTGDAPGVRPDAIVDLKTDEGIALVKGQWRYSNVKVIEVDHHGPGADLAPSGPPNRTQDIDLHAGAADFDDSTWEQIKPVQLEERRSTGRLCFNWYRTSVTIPDKIGSFDPTGATVVFEVAIDDYAEIWIDGKLPLVLGQPGGHLIKGFNAPNRVVLTKDARPGQRIQLAVFGINGPLSNPPGNFIWVRSAMLDFYKAAQIGPTQLVKTEIVKVDEALDQIVAPHTQLEKLAGGFLFTEGPVWVPATANTSGYLLFSDPNANIIYRWSPEGQVSVFRTKSGYSGFDVGEYHQPGSNGLTLDRQGRLAINQHGNRRVILVEPRGNITVLADHYDGRRLNSPNDLVYRSDGALYFTDPPFGLPRVFDDPHRELPYSGVYCVKDGVVKLVSTDLDAPNGLAFSPDEKRLYVDNWNDEKKVILRYDVNPDCTLSNSRLFFDMTNAPGTDALDGLKVDHKGNVYSTGPGGLWIISPDGKQLGLIKGPEDPHNMAWGDDDGKTLYITALTGIYRIRMNVSGVRP
- a CDS encoding SMP-30/gluconolactonase/LRE family protein produces the protein MAGRVILSGIFVLLFHFTAWAEPVPVTITSLDPRFDQLVPKHAQLEKIADGFIWVEGPVWNKQGGFLLFSDIPANTVYKWTPDKGVTPFLKNSGYSGATPYAGKEPGSNGLTFDANGRLVLCRHGDRQIGRLEADGTITPSAERYYGHQINSPNDLVYKSNGDLYFTDPPFGLPGVFNDPNKALVQGVYRVAKDGAVTRLITDIKAPNGIAFSPDEKTLYVSDVDPKRAAWLAYDVRPDGTVTNGRVFFDATRWRKDPFFGPDGFKVDRYGNIFGARPDGLSVMAPDGTLLGTIETGRPTSNVAWGEDGRTLFITGGDSLYRMRLETRGAHF
- a CDS encoding zf-HC2 domain-containing protein; this encodes MITELIARLTPPCTDITRLVSESMDRPMALSTRLALRFHLLICAGCAAYKRQLEQIRQTLRRSADAAPGESNGSTGSSPETTARLKDAFRQQAKKP
- a CDS encoding aquaporin gives rise to the protein MRQWADRARGHWPEYLMEAAGLGLFMISAAVVTTLLEYPGSPLHASLPDPATRRALTGVAMGLTAIGIIYSPWGKQSGAHLNPAVTLTFYRLGKIDGVDAVGYVLAQAAGGLIGLLAARAGIGMALAHPAVNYVVTVPGEAGIATAFLAEAAISFGLMLTVLFLSNHRTLAPVTGLVAGGLVAAYIGIEAPLSGMSMNPARTLASAIPAHVWTAFWLYLTAPMGGMLLAAEFYLRAKGLRQIYCAKLHHHNRARCIFRCRYGELLERGTARPLPADR
- the sigZ gene encoding RNA polymerase sigma factor SigZ, whose translation is MRPHISLNVRHVPASVEFYRKVFGVSPQKQTDDYAKFDRTTPALNLSLVSSTGRISSVDHLGIEVDSLEEIAQWKSRLQTAGVRSASKKIHPAALPDRTSSGSRIPTGMPGRSSSCTSNWPSTDRSARQAAASRPIPARPERHLAQRLDARYRRRAPFGEMTMTQNRQDVWMEVRGRLRAFIAKRVADDAAVDDLLQEVFLKIHDKIDQVQDPRRLVSWIFTVTRHVVIDYYRTSHRHRELPAGLATDVEALLTAGEPTEERDEPRIQLANCLRPMVDQLAPEYRDALRLVELDGLTQQVAATKLGLSLSGMKSRVQRGRRQLKALLHDCCLIQLDARHGVADVALHDPTTNPCASPARIMPPRRLER
- a CDS encoding helix-turn-helix domain-containing protein, which gives rise to MAVKRRKSKVLPPPAGCPLTVCMQFLKGAWTPNVIWYLREEPRRFSELMADIPGVSPKVFSARLKRLEQDGIITRQVMPTSPPTVEYALTDLGRELTPAIEAIVQVGHKLKRRRTE
- a CDS encoding SDR family oxidoreductase is translated as MTAQKTAIVTGASSGIGLGLTTALIEQGYRVVANSRRITTAGTVQPSDNVALIDGDIADPGIARRIVETAIQRFGSVDLLVNNAGIFITKPFTDYTSDDFERLVSTNLTGFLYVTQGAVRQMTRQGAGHVVNITTTLADQPVAGVPASIPVLTKGGLNAVTAALAIEYANAGIRFNAIGAGIIDTPMHKSETHGFLKGLHPIQRIGRVSEIVDAVLYLTAATFVTGEVLHVDGGAHAGKW
- a CDS encoding 4-oxalocrotonate tautomerase family protein, giving the protein MPYVNMQVTREGVTLEQKEALIKGVTDLLVHVLNKQPAQTFIVIEEVDTDNWGIAGTTVTKFREQEKRLSPKSVR